The genomic interval GTGACTCCAAGGCCCGCACCAGCGCTTACTCCCAAAAGATAGGGATCTGCGAGGGGATTATGAAACACCGCCTGGTATGCAGCACCCGCTATAGAAAGCATGGCTCCCACAATCACGGCCAGCACGATCCTGGGCAACCGAACGTTGAGCACTATCGCACGATGACGTTCGCTCAACACGTGTCCGCCAAGAAGCTCACGGAGAACATCGTCAGGCCCGATGCCGACCGCGCCCACAAGAGCCGCGGCGATAACCACGCATCCCAGCACGATCATGCTCAACACTATGATCGCTGAAAATAGCGTTACGTTTCGCTCTCTCATGGGCTAGGACGCTAGTGGACCGTCGACGATGCAGGCTCATGGGCACGTGCTTCCTGCGGAAGCGCCACGAGTTGTTCTGCAATCTGCTTGACCAGCAGCGGCAACCGAGTGCCCCAACGAGCAGCCAGATCCTGGTCGAGCTGCACTATCGCGTCGTGTTTTATAGCCTTGATTGTGTTCCAACCAGGCCGAGCAGCCAGATCCTGCGGAGTGATCTTTTCCGATCCTTGGTTGGCTTGGAAGATAACGTCCGGGTTGGCGTCGATAACAGCCTCGTTTGTGAGCTGCGGGTAGTCTTTTGTGCCCGACGCGATGGACTTCATACCAAAAAGTGCATAGACCTGACCGATAAACGAGCTATCGGCCGCAGCATAGAGCTTGCTGCTGATCTCGTGATAATAAGAGAGACGGGCACTCGTAATGGACTCTGGCACGGTTTTCACCGCTGCCTCAATATCGGACTGCATCTCCGAAACCCGCAGGGTAGCGTCTGCAATATGGCCAGTAGCTGCCCCTAGCCTTTCAATCTGTGAGTACGCATCGTCGATTTTCTTTGCAGCAGGCAGCACCAACACGGGGATCTCTGCCGCGTTTAGCCCAGCCACAAAGGTGTCGTCTTCCCGCGAGACCACCACAAGATCCGGGTCGTGGGATACTACTGCCTCAAGGTTGGGCTTAAATCCTGATAGCCCTTCCACGATAGGGGTTCCCGCTGGATAAGTGGAGTGTTTATCTACCGCAACCACACGCTCTCCAGCGCCGATCGCATAGAGAACTTCAGTGGCCGTCGGCGACAAACTCACGATCCTTGTGGGTTCTTGTTCCAAGGTGACGCTCTCGCCTTCGCCGGAAACTCCTGATTTCACAGTGACGGGAAAATTCTGCGATGCATCCGCATTGTGTATGTTGTTCGATGTGGTTCCGCCGTCGTTAGAACTGCAGCCAACTAATGCTGCTGCAGCGATAGCAATCCCACAAAGGGCGCTTCCTATAGTGCGAGCTAACGAGTTCTTGTGCGACATCATTATGGACGTGCTGCCTTCTTTTTTTCTTTTGGGGTACGTGAAGCTATCTCCGTACCCGAGGGACTTCCTTTTATGAGATAGGGACGTGACTACCGTGCCCTATCTAGAAGACCCAGCGCCGGCAATGTGCTGGGGTTCACGATACGGTCCACACACGAAAGAAAAATCATTTTTACCCGCCACTAGCTGCTGTTTTATCGCTTTAGTTAAGAGCTATTTTTTTGAGTTCCCGTGAAGTTTTCCACAATGAAAGCTTCGGAATACGGCGCATTTCATTCGGGTTTTGTCTAGCCATTTGTTCAGT from Corynebacterium ulcerans carries:
- a CDS encoding ABC transporter substrate-binding protein; amino-acid sequence: MMSHKNSLARTIGSALCGIAIAAAALVGCSSNDGGTTSNNIHNADASQNFPVTVKSGVSGEGESVTLEQEPTRIVSLSPTATEVLYAIGAGERVVAVDKHSTYPAGTPIVEGLSGFKPNLEAVVSHDPDLVVVSREDDTFVAGLNAAEIPVLVLPAAKKIDDAYSQIERLGAATGHIADATLRVSEMQSDIEAAVKTVPESITSARLSYYHEISSKLYAAADSSFIGQVYALFGMKSIASGTKDYPQLTNEAVIDANPDVIFQANQGSEKITPQDLAARPGWNTIKAIKHDAIVQLDQDLAARWGTRLPLLVKQIAEQLVALPQEARAHEPASSTVH